A stretch of Apis cerana isolate GH-2021 linkage group LG1, AcerK_1.0, whole genome shotgun sequence DNA encodes these proteins:
- the LOC108002560 gene encoding large ribosomal subunit protein uL22 → MGRYSHEPVNASKSCKARGSNLRVHFKNTHETARAIKNMSLRRAQKYLKNVIEHKECVPFRRFNGGVGRCAQAKQFGTTQGRWPKKSAEFLLQLLKNAESNADVDGLDLDRLVINHIQVNHAPCLRRRTYRAHGRINPYMSSPCHIEVILTEKEDFVVKSPEEEPSKKKLSKKKLARQKEKMMRE, encoded by the exons ATGGGCCGTTATTCTCATGAACCGGTAAATGCAAGCAAATCGTGCAAAGCACGAGGATCTAATCTGCGAGTACATTTCAAG AATACACATGAAACAGCACGTGCCATTAAAAACATGTCTTTGCGAAGAgctcaaaaatatttgaaaaatgtaattgaaCACAAAGAATGTGTACCATTCCGTAGATTTAATGGTGGTGTTGGTAGATGTGCTCAAGCAAAACAGTTTGGTACTACACAag gtCGTTGGCCTAAGAAATCAGCAGAATTTTTActtcaattattgaaaaatgctGAAAGTAATGCTGATGTTGATGGATTAGATCTTGATCGTCttgtaattaatcatattcAAGTAAATCATGCTCCTTGTCTACGTAGAAGGACATATAGAGCTCATGGTCGCATTAATC ctTATATGAGCTCACCTTGTCACATTGAGGTAATTTTGActgaaaaagaagattttgtaGTGAAGAGTCCAGAAGAAGAACcatcaaaaaagaaactcaGTAAAAAGAAGCTTGCCAggcaaaaggaaaaaatgatgagagaataa
- the LOC108002570 gene encoding F-box/LRR-repeat protein 20 isoform X1 yields the protein MKITTKEKNREENKLLTTIMTDFSDSLQHSHILEEMSFPFIYGFSPVTEDGVPIRKLFISNLAQRTSFKDLIKLFSKYGNVESCFLRRNQGNSNYAFVTFHTVEAASRARCDLDVRLHNRDLRIFAAHSWHQPDSIENQYYNVKDKSKSDKKETNEQCHQDYIQNDITNTSIQILNDDCLIHIFLQLSIVDRIRIERVCKRWKALSLESWHSVKRLDLSYSMWGFLPALLKYREITTCTIRKVLLRCGLYLNEINLSNATVNVHHSTLHSTLTIVGKLCPNLQKIDVTGLTISPSGINSLINNCHNITKFSLGSTTYVCDIDLQKLFKVNPKLQYLKVDSGKICGRCLLYLPLETIEEIVLECCTSLKEQFLSQAISKLQNLKSLTINKCIGISDNVIQAIGTHYKNLETLDISNNSFILQPNDMLHIAKLTNLKILKISFNSSVMDELLSHLASKCLKLTYLDIAACFRVTNVGIAAIATLPKLEVLIMSYLDLVTDLNLRDMNNLKRLECRSCKFTDQTMINLIESAPKLELLDLSHCSGITNQTLTKAATVTINRTNNMILKIFVGGTAVDLSTFDKVSPFLQIVNVILLM from the exons ATGAAGATaacaacaaaagaaaaaaatagagaagaaaataaattattaaccaCAATAATGACTGATTTTTCTGACAGTTTACAACATAGTCACATCCTTGAAGAAatga GTTTTCCGTTTATATATGGTTTTTCACCTGTTACAGAGGATGGTGTgccaattagaaaattatttattagtaacTTAGCACAAAgg acatCATTTAaagatcttataaaattattttctaaatatggaAATGTTGAAAGTTGTTTCTTACGAAGAAATCAAGGAAACAGTAATTATGCATTTGTTACTTTTCACACTGTAGAAGCAGCTTCAAG AGCCAGATGTGATTTAGATGTAAGATTACACAATAGAGATTTAAGAATCTTTGCTGCTCATTCATGGCATCAACCAGATAGtatagaaaatcaatattataatgtaaaagataaatcaaaatctgataaaaaagaaacgaatgaaCAATGTCATCaagattatatacaaaatgatattacaaatactagtattcaaatattaaatgatgactgcttaatacatatttttcttcaattatcaattgtagatagaattagaatagaaagag TGTGCAAAAGATGGAAGGCATTAAGCCTTGAATCTTGGCATAGTGTAAAAAGACTGGATTTATCATATTCTATGTGGGGTTTCTTAcctgcattattaaaatatagagaaattaCTACATGTACTATACGAAAAGTTTTATTGCGATGtggtttatatttaaatgaaataaatctgTCAAATGCTACAGTTAATGTACATCATAGTACATTACATAGTACATTAACTATTGTTGGAAAGTTGTGTcctaatttacaaaaaatagatGTTACTGGTCTTACCATTTCCCCATCTGGTATCAATTCATTAATCAATAACTGccataatattacaaaatttagcCTTGGTTCTACTACTTATGTTTGTGATATTGatctacaaaaattatttaaagtaaatccaaaattacaatatctcAAAGTGGATTCTGGTAAAATATGTGGACGATGCTTACTTTATTTACCATTAGAAACAATTGAAGAAATTGTTTTAGAATGTTGTACTTCCCttaaagaacaatttttatcacag gcaATTTCAAAactgcaaaatttaaaatcccttacaataaataaatgtattggtATATCTGATAATGTTATTCAAGCTATAGGTacacattataaaaatctagaaacactagatatttctaataattcgtttattttacaaCCGAACGATATGTTACACATTGCAAAATTAactaatcttaaaatattaaaaattagtttcaaTTCAAGTGTTATGGACGAACTTCTTTCCCATTTAGCATCAAAATGTTTGAAACTTACATATCTTGATATTGCCG CATGTTTTCGAGTTACAAATGTTGGTATAGCTGCTATAGCAACTTTACCAAAATTAGAAGTGTTAATAATGAGTTATTTAGATTTAGTAACGGATTTAAATTTACgagatatgaataatttaaaaagactaGAATGTCGTTCTTGTAAATTTACAGATCAAACAATGATTAATCTTATCGAATCTGCaccaaaattagaattattagatttatcacACTGTAGTGGTATTACAAATCAAACGTTAACGAAAGCTGCCACAGTTACAATTAATCGTACTAAtaacatgattttaaaaatatttgttggaGGAACAGCGGTGGATCTTAGCACATTTGATAAAGTATCACCCTTCTTACAAATAGTTAATGTGATTTTGCTTATGTAG
- the LOC108002559 gene encoding dual specificity mitogen-activated protein kinase kinase dSOR1 — translation MSKNKLNLTLPPGSIEPVPAVSPSPPVPSLPIYSEPPVIPDGVMGKMSIDAIQERLEELEMDEEQRKRLESFLGQKEKVGELCDEDFEKLGELGAGNGGVVMKVRHKKYGLIMARKLIHLEVKPAIKKQIIRELKVLHECNFAHIVGFYGAFYSDGEISICMEYMDGGSLDLILKKAGRIPEPILSTITSAVLKGLSYLRDKHAIMHRDVKPSNILVNSAGEIKICDFGVSGQLIDSMANSFVGTRSYMSPERLQGTHYSVQSDIWSLGLSLVEMAIGMYPIPPPDEKTLAAIFNTPTGQPPAESTATNNASTPTQSPGHNTGSPRPMAIFELLDYIVNEPPPKLPAGIFSDAFTDFVDRCLKKNPVERANLKTLMNHEWIKKAESENVDIAGWVCRTMDLQPTTPTRLANVQS, via the exons ATGTCAAAAAACAAGTTAAATTTGACATTACCTCCTGGTTCAATAGAACCAGTTCCAGCTGTATCACCATCACCACCAGTACCATCGTTACCTATTTATTCTGAACCACCAGTAATACCaga tGGAGTAATGGGAAAAATGAGTATAGATGCTATTCAAGAAAGGTTAGAGGAATTAGAAATGGATGAAGagcaaagaaaaagattagaaagttttttaggtcaaaaagaaaaagttgggGAATTATGTGatgaagattttgaaaaacttGGTGAACTTGGTGCTGGCAATGGTGGTGTTGTTATGAAAGTGAgacataaaaaatatggacTAATAATGGCAAGAAAG TTAATACATTTAGAAGTTAAACCTGcaattaagaaacaaataatcagAGAATTAAAAGTACTTCATGAGTGCAATTTTGCACATATAGTTGGATTTTATGGTGCTTTTTATAg TGATGGAGAAATTAGTATATGTATGGAATATATGGATGGTGGTtcattagatttaatattgaaaaaagctGGAAGAATTCCAGAACCTATACTAAGCACAATTACATCAGCA GTTTTGAAAGGTTTAAGCTATTTGCGAGATAAACATGCGATTATGCATCGAGATGTAAAACCAAGCAATATCTTAGTAAATAGTGctggagaaataaaaatttgtgattTTGGTGTTTCCGGACAATTAATCGATTCTATGGCTAATTCATTTGTCGGAACGAGAAGTTATATGTCG cCAGAAAGACTTCAAGGTACACATTATTCTGTTCAAAGTGATATTTGGTCTCTAGGATTATCACTTGTGGAAATGGCAATTGGAATGTATCCAATTCCACCTCCAGATGAAAAAACTTTAGCTGCGATATTTAATACTCCGACAGGTCAACCACCTGCAGAAAGTACAGCTACAAATAATGCTTCTACTCCAACGCAATCTCCAGGACATA atacgGGTAGTCCAAGACCGATGGCTATATTCGAATTGTTGGATTATATCGTGAATGAACCACCACCAAAATTGCCTGCTGGTATCTTTAGCGATGCTTTTACAGATTTTGTGGATCGttgcttgaaaaaaaatcctgTTGAAAgagcaaatttaaaaacattaatg AATCATGAATGGATTAAAAAAGCTGAATCTGAAAATGTAGATATCGCTGGTTGGGTATGTCGTACAATGGATTTACAACCGACTACTCCAACGCGTTTAGCGAATGTACAATCCTGA
- the LOC108002557 gene encoding sodium/potassium-transporting ATPase subunit alpha-B-like: MYVKLIYLKMLKILSKIAQKVTVTPTEKKLTESELKALQEELHTLDHMIPLEELCQKLNTHTQYGLTEEEAARLYREVGPNALTPPKVVPKYIKLIKCMFHGFASLLWGCAILCFVLCGVGLLTEGVTGGSEWLGFIITLICVFSGIAAYVQETKTTKVMESFKKMVPTFATVIRGNTKIRLPTENLVPGDLVEIKIGDKIPADIRIISCHELRVEVSSITGESEPVLRANYPTDENPLESANMAFFSSFAVSGNGIGIVIATGDQTMIGRLAGLTAQLEKCETPIAKEIRHFVQIIITIAILSGILFFGLSLMIDSNLIKAATYLLGIVIANVPEVLLLTVTTSLTLTAQKMANKNCLIKNLEAVETLGSTSTICSDKTGTLTQNKMSVSNLWVGHTRYNFPPDRRLGLERTLMIEKSDFQRLLKSATLCLRAEFIMEAVLLKPIEEREVIGDASETAILRFCEHLHSTEEFRNMHPKVAEIPFSSATKFYMSIHKVHDGYLMILKGAPEVILDKCKTILTAEGETKNMTPHDYSLCRRACSEFGYLGERVLAYCDLRLPQDTYGPDYKFHTESPKEYNFPTKNYRFVGLISLIDPPRPAVPDAVGKCRTAGIKVIMVTGDHPVTAMAIAKKVGIISEGHVIAFEREVLEGEAKYELKKTVSVIGELDKLDNDRRAIIVTGVELRNMDSKELDDIIRKNDEIVFARTSPQQKLLIVESCQRLGEIVAVTGDGVNDSPALRKADIGVAMGISGSDVAKDAADMILMDDNFASIVTGIEEGRLIFDNLKKSIVYTLTSSVPEMLPMLSSILFAIPLPLILEMILCIDIGTDLLPAIALAYEKPESDIMQRAPRNPQYDRLVNKRLISLAYGQIGMTQSLAGFFTYFLILMLNGFLPDRLCGLRFEWEDKSINDLQDSYGQTWTYDTRMDLLNEARTGYFLSIVITQLIDLIMCKTRVNSILQQGMDNWFLNFSFIFEIVLTGILLYVPETEKILKIMPLSSYWYWPCLPLGAFLWVYDELRRLCIRKYHRGIIYQETYY, from the exons ATGTATGTGAagctaatatatttaaaaatgctcaaaatattatctaaaatagcACAAAAAGTGACTGTTACTCCAACTGAGAAAAAACTTACTGAAAGCGAATTGAAAGCTCTTCAAGAAGAATTACATACTCTTGATCATATGATACCTTTGGAAGAGTTATGCCAGAAATTAAATACTCATACACAGTATGGTCTAACTGAAGAAGAAGCGGCGAGACTTTACCGTGAAGTGGGACCAAATGCTCTAACACCACCAAAAGTAGTCCCAAAATATATCAAGCTTATAAAATGTATGTTTCATGGATTCGCTAGTTTATTGTGGGGTTGTGCAATATTATGTTTCGTTTTATGTGGAGTTGGTTTATTAACAGAAGGTGTAACTGGTGGGTCAGAATGGTTAGGATTTATCATTACTTTAATTTGTGTATTTTCTGGTATTGCTGCATATGTACAAGAAACTAAGACTACAAAG gtAATGGaatcattcaaaaaaatgGTACCGACTTTTGCAACAGTAATACGTGGAAATACTAAAATTCGTTTACCAACTGAAAATTTAGTCCCAGGTGATTTagtggaaattaaaattggtgACAAAATACCAGCTGATATTAGAATCATCAGTTGTCACGAACTTAGAGTTGAAGTTTCAAGTATCACTGGAGAAAGTGAACCAGTACTTCGTGCAAATTATCCTACGGATGAAAATCCCTTAGAATCTGCCAATATGGCCTTCTTTTCTAGCTTTGCTGTTTCTGGGAATGGAATCGGAATAGTAATAGCTACTGGTGATCAAACAATGATTGGTCGCCTTGCTGGCCTCACGGCACAGCTTGAAAAATGTGAAACACCAATAGCTAAAGAGATCAGACattttgttcaaataattattactattgcaatattatctggaatattattttttggattATCGTTAATGATTGactctaatttaataaaagcagCTACTTATTTACTTGGCATCGTAATAGCCAATGTACcagaagttttattattaactgttACCACGAGTTTGACGCTAACAGCTCAAAAAATGGCGAATaagaattgtttaattaagaatttagaaGCAGTGGAGACTTTAGGATCGACTTCTACTATTTGTTCAGATAAAACTGGGACTCTAACGCAGAATAAGATGAGTGTATCTAATTTATGGGTTGGTCACacaagatataattttccacCAGATCGAAGATTAGGTCTTGAAAGAACTTTGATGATAGAAAAATCAGATTTTCAAAGGCTGCTTAAAAGCGCTACTCTTTGCTTGCGTGCGGAATTCATTATGGAAGCCGTTTTATTGAAACCTATTGAAGAACGAGAAGTAATTGGTGATGCTTCGGAAACAGCTATTCTCAGATTTTGTGAGCACTTACATTCAACGGAGGAATTTCGAAATATGCATCCAAAAGTTGCAGAGATACCATTCAGTTCGGCAACCAAGTTTTATATGTCAATACACAAAGTTCATGATGGATATCTTATGATTTTGAAAGGTGCTCCAGAAGTAATTCTAGACAAATGTAAAACAATATTGACTGCAGAAggggaaacgaaaaatatgacACCGCATGATTATTCACTGTGCCGTCGAGCTTGTTCAGAATTCGGTTATCTTGGAGAACGTGTATTAGCCTACTGTGATCTTCGTTTGCCTCAAGATACTTATGGTCCAGATTATAAGTTTCATACTGAATCTCCAAAAGAATACAATTTTCctacgaaaaattatagatttgttGGATTAATAAGTCTCATAGATCCACCACGGCCAGCTGTACCTGACGCCGTAGGAAAATGTCGAACAGCTGGTATTAAAGTGATCATGGTAACAGGTGACCATCCCGTAACTGCGATGGCTATAGCAAAAAAAGTCGGTATAATAAGTGAAGGACACGTGATCGCTTTTGAGCGAGAAGTATTGGAAGGTGAAGCAAAATATGAACTAAAAAAGACAGTTTCTGTAATAGGTGAACTAGATAAATTAGATAACGATAGACGTGCTATTATTGTAACTGGTGTTGAATTGAGGAATATGGACAGTAAAGAATTGGATGATATTATAaggaaaaatgatgaaattgttTTTGCAAGAACATCTCCTCAACAAAAGCTACTCATTGTAGAAAGTTGCCAGAGATTAGGTGAAATCGTTGCGGTGACTGGTGATGGCGTAAATGATTCGCCAGCATTGAGAAAAGCAGATATAGGAGTGGCCATGGGTATTAGTGGTTCGGACGTAGCAAAGGATGCAGCTGATATGATCCTGATGGATGATAATTTTGCATCAATAGTAACTGGAATCGAAGAAGGTAGACTGATATTcgataatcttaaaaaatctattgttTATACTTTAACGTCTTCTGTGCCTGAAATGTTGCCAATGTTAAGTAGCATTTTATTTGCTATTCCTTTGCCCCTTATCCTTGAAATGATTCTTTGTATAGATATTGGAACAGATTTACTTCCAGCGATAGCACTAGCATACGAAAAACCAGAATCCGATATAATGCAACGGGCACCAAGAAATCCGCAATATGATAGGCTTGTAAACAAACGTTTAATATCATTAGCTTATGGTCAGATTGGAATGACTCAATCTTTAGCTggtttttttacttattttttaatattgatgttAAATGGATTTCTACCTGATCGTTTATGTGGATTGAGATTTGAATGGGAGGATAAATCGATTAACGATTTACAAGATTCTTATGGTCAAACGTGGACTTATGATACTAGAatggatttattaaatgaagctCGTActggatattttttatctattgttATAACTCAActtatagatttaataatgtGTAAAACAAgagttaattcaattttacaacAAGGAATGGATAAttggtttttaaatttttcttttatttttgaaatagtcTTAACTGGTATTTTATTGTATGTGCCAGAAACTGAAAAAATACTCAAAATTATGCCATTAAGTTCTTATTGGTACTGGCCATGTTTACCACTTGGTGCATTTCTTTGGGTATATGATGAACTAAGAAGATTATGTATTCGTAAATATCATCGTGGAATTATATATCAGGAAACTTATtactga
- the LOC108002570 gene encoding F-box/LRR-repeat protein 20 isoform X2, producing MKITTKEKNREENKLLTTIMTDFSDSLQHSHILEEMKDGVPIRKLFISNLAQRTSFKDLIKLFSKYGNVESCFLRRNQGNSNYAFVTFHTVEAASRARCDLDVRLHNRDLRIFAAHSWHQPDSIENQYYNVKDKSKSDKKETNEQCHQDYIQNDITNTSIQILNDDCLIHIFLQLSIVDRIRIERVCKRWKALSLESWHSVKRLDLSYSMWGFLPALLKYREITTCTIRKVLLRCGLYLNEINLSNATVNVHHSTLHSTLTIVGKLCPNLQKIDVTGLTISPSGINSLINNCHNITKFSLGSTTYVCDIDLQKLFKVNPKLQYLKVDSGKICGRCLLYLPLETIEEIVLECCTSLKEQFLSQAISKLQNLKSLTINKCIGISDNVIQAIGTHYKNLETLDISNNSFILQPNDMLHIAKLTNLKILKISFNSSVMDELLSHLASKCLKLTYLDIAACFRVTNVGIAAIATLPKLEVLIMSYLDLVTDLNLRDMNNLKRLECRSCKFTDQTMINLIESAPKLELLDLSHCSGITNQTLTKAATVTINRTNNMILKIFVGGTAVDLSTFDKVSPFLQIVNVILLM from the exons ATGAAGATaacaacaaaagaaaaaaatagagaagaaaataaattattaaccaCAATAATGACTGATTTTTCTGACAGTTTACAACATAGTCACATCCTTGAAGAAatga AGGATGGTGTgccaattagaaaattatttattagtaacTTAGCACAAAgg acatCATTTAaagatcttataaaattattttctaaatatggaAATGTTGAAAGTTGTTTCTTACGAAGAAATCAAGGAAACAGTAATTATGCATTTGTTACTTTTCACACTGTAGAAGCAGCTTCAAG AGCCAGATGTGATTTAGATGTAAGATTACACAATAGAGATTTAAGAATCTTTGCTGCTCATTCATGGCATCAACCAGATAGtatagaaaatcaatattataatgtaaaagataaatcaaaatctgataaaaaagaaacgaatgaaCAATGTCATCaagattatatacaaaatgatattacaaatactagtattcaaatattaaatgatgactgcttaatacatatttttcttcaattatcaattgtagatagaattagaatagaaagag TGTGCAAAAGATGGAAGGCATTAAGCCTTGAATCTTGGCATAGTGTAAAAAGACTGGATTTATCATATTCTATGTGGGGTTTCTTAcctgcattattaaaatatagagaaattaCTACATGTACTATACGAAAAGTTTTATTGCGATGtggtttatatttaaatgaaataaatctgTCAAATGCTACAGTTAATGTACATCATAGTACATTACATAGTACATTAACTATTGTTGGAAAGTTGTGTcctaatttacaaaaaatagatGTTACTGGTCTTACCATTTCCCCATCTGGTATCAATTCATTAATCAATAACTGccataatattacaaaatttagcCTTGGTTCTACTACTTATGTTTGTGATATTGatctacaaaaattatttaaagtaaatccaaaattacaatatctcAAAGTGGATTCTGGTAAAATATGTGGACGATGCTTACTTTATTTACCATTAGAAACAATTGAAGAAATTGTTTTAGAATGTTGTACTTCCCttaaagaacaatttttatcacag gcaATTTCAAAactgcaaaatttaaaatcccttacaataaataaatgtattggtATATCTGATAATGTTATTCAAGCTATAGGTacacattataaaaatctagaaacactagatatttctaataattcgtttattttacaaCCGAACGATATGTTACACATTGCAAAATTAactaatcttaaaatattaaaaattagtttcaaTTCAAGTGTTATGGACGAACTTCTTTCCCATTTAGCATCAAAATGTTTGAAACTTACATATCTTGATATTGCCG CATGTTTTCGAGTTACAAATGTTGGTATAGCTGCTATAGCAACTTTACCAAAATTAGAAGTGTTAATAATGAGTTATTTAGATTTAGTAACGGATTTAAATTTACgagatatgaataatttaaaaagactaGAATGTCGTTCTTGTAAATTTACAGATCAAACAATGATTAATCTTATCGAATCTGCaccaaaattagaattattagatttatcacACTGTAGTGGTATTACAAATCAAACGTTAACGAAAGCTGCCACAGTTACAATTAATCGTACTAAtaacatgattttaaaaatatttgttggaGGAACAGCGGTGGATCTTAGCACATTTGATAAAGTATCACCCTTCTTACAAATAGTTAATGTGATTTTGCTTATGTAG